The nucleotide sequence AAAAAAAATAAGTAAATATTATAAAGAAAAAAAATTTTCTCTTTTAGAAAAAGAACATACATGGTTATTAATTAATGGAAATAAACATATTATTTTAGTTATAGGGAATCGTTTAGATGATAGATTCAAGGTAACAGAAGATACAAAAAAAATATTAGGGATAAAAGTAAAAATATAATTATCTGTTTACTTAACAATTTCAATCAGTATTTTTTTTAATTTTAAAAAGAATTAGTTGTTCTATTTATGAAAGTACACAATTTCAATGCGGGTCCTTCTATTTTACCAAAAGAAGTTGTTATAAAATCAGCTCAATCTGTCATTAATTTTAATGATACTGGATTATCTTTACTTGAGATTTCTCATAGAAGTTCAGATTTTTTAGAAATAATCGAAAAAGCAACTTTTTTAGTAAAACGTATTATGAATTTAAATGATGATTATGCAATTTTATTTATTCAAGGAGGTGCTACATTACAATTTTCAATGGTTCCATACAATCTAATGAATAAAAAAGCGGCTTATTTAGATACAGGATTTTGGGCGTACAATGCTATTAAGGAAGCTGAAAAATTTGGAAAAGTAAGAATTTTATTTTCCGGTAAAAATGAAAATTATACATATATATCAAAAAATTATCATATCCCATACAATATGGATTATTTTCACTGCACATCTAATAACACAATAGTTGGAACACAAATGAAAATATTCCCTAAAACATCTATACCAGTAGTTTGTGATATGTCTTCCGATATTTTTAGTAGACAATTAGATTTTTGTAAATTCAGTTTGATTTATGCTTCTGCACAAAAAAATGTAAGCCCTGCAGGAATGACTATTGTGATTGTAAAAAAAGATATTTTAGGAAAATTCAAAAGAAACATTCCTTCTTATATGGATTATAGAATTCATATACAAAATAATAGTATTTTAAATACTCCAAATGTTTTTTCTATTTATACTTCTATGTTGACTTTAGAATGGATAGAAAATCAAGGGGGTCTCTCTATTTTAGAAAAAAAAAATCAACATAAAGCTAAATTATTATATGATGAAATAGATAAAAATAATTTATTTGAAAATAAAATACATAAAGAAAACCGTTCAAACATGAACGTTTCTTTTTTTTTAAAAAATAAAAATCTAGAAAAAGAATTCAATAAAATGTGGAAAAAAGAAAATATTATAGGGTTAGATGGTCATAGATATTTAGGAGGCTATCGTGCTAGCATATATAATGCACTTCCATTAGAAAGTATTTTGTTTCTTATTGAAATTATGAAAGAATTCGAAAGAAAATTCTCATAATAAATAAATACTATGATAGAAGATAGATTTTTTAGTATAAAAAAATCAATTCCAAAAAATGTAAAAATTTTGGCAGTATCTAAAAATCAAGATATCTCTTCCATAAAAAAATTATATAAAATAGGACATAGAGATTTTGGTGAAAATTATATTCAAGAAATAGAAAAAAAATATAAAAAATTACCAAAAGATATTCGATGGCATATGATTGGAAAAATTCAAAGTAATAAATTAAAATATATAATACCTTTTATTCATTTAATTCATAGCATTCAAAATATAAAACAAATTAATATAATAAATAAAATAGCTTTTAAACATAAAAAAATTATAAATTGTCTTTTACAAATCAAAATTTCTGATGAAAAAAATAAATCAGGAATTCCTTCTCAAGAGGCTTCCAAAATATTGGAAAATAATACTTTAAAATATATGAAAAATATTAAAATAATAGGCATAATGGGGATGGCTTCTTTTCAAGAATTAACAAAAGTTTACAATGAATTTTCATATTTACAAAAATTATATAATAAATATAAAAAAAAATATGGTCATTCCATTCTTTCTATGGGAATGAGCAGAGATTATAATATAGCCATTAAATATGGAAGCACAATTGTTCGATTAGGGACTTTAATTTTTGGGAAAAGAAAAAAAGTTATATGATAGATTTTATGAAAGTTTTGATGCTTTCTTCCAATTTATTTTTATTCAATGATTGAATAAAAGAACTTCCTATGATCCCTCCATTAGCATATTTACATGATAAATCAAAAGTTTCTTTATTTTTTATCCCAAAACCAATTAACTTTGGAGTATTTATAGATAATTTTCTAATACGTTCAAAAAAAGAGATCTGCTTTTTTCCAAAAGGATTAACATTACCTGTAGTTGAACTAGAAGAAACTATATATAAAAATCCATTACTGATTTTACTCAACATAAATATCCTAGAATTACTGGTTTTTGAGGTAATTAAAAATATCATAGATAACAAATATTTTTCAAATATATTTTGATATTTATGCAAAAAAACATCAACTGGTAAATCCGGTAAAATTAATCCTGAAACACCTGATTCTTTACATCTTTTTAAAAATTTGTCTTCACCAAATTGATAAAATTGATTATAATATCCCATGAGAATAATAGGAATTTTTATTGTTTCTTTCAATTCTTCTATTTGATCAAATAATAAAGAAATATTCATTCCATTGTTTAATGAAGTTTTATGACTTTTTTGTATAATTATTCCATCAGCCAAAGGATCAGAATAAGGAATTCCTACTTCAATCAAATCTACAGAAGTAGATTGCAAAATTTGTATTATTTTACCTGTACTATTTAAATGAGGAAAACCTGCTGTAAAATAAATGCACAATACATTTTTATTTTTATTTCTAAATAAATTATGAATTGGGTTCATTATTCGAGAATTTAACAAAAAATTTATCGTAAACATTAACATCTTTATCTCCCCTTCCTGACAATGTTACAATTACTACATCATTTTTTTGAAAAGTGATTTTTTTTAATGCAGCTAATGCATGGGCGCTTTCTAATGCAGGAATAATCCCTTCTAACCGGGTCAATTCATATCCCGCTTGTAAAGCTTCTTCATCAGTTGAATGTAGAAAATTTACACGTTTTTTTACAAAAAGATTAGCGAACATAGGGCCAATTCCTGGATAATCTAAACCCGGAGATATGGAATAGGCGGGCTGAACTTGACCATCTTTGTCTTGTAAAATAAATGTCATACTTCCATGTAATATTCCTTTAGATCCACAGTGAATAGCAGAAGCTGTTTTTTTTGTTGTAATACCTAATCCAGCAGCTTCTACCGCTACAAGTTTGACCGAATCATTATCTAAAAAATGATAGAAAGATCCTGCTGCATTACTACCACCTCCTATGCAAGAGATTACATAATTGGGAAAAGAAAGTCCTTCTATTTTTTTTAATTGTATTTTGATTTCTTCACTTATAATGGACTGAATATCTGCTACCATTTGAGGATAAGGATGAGGCCCCACCGTAGAACCTATTAAATAATAACTTTTGGGATGATTAATCCAATAACGAATGGCTTCATTAACAGCGTCTTTTAATGTTTTATTTCCACTTAAAACCGGTATTACCTCAGCTCCGAGAGATTTCATCCTAATAACATTACTGTGTTGACGTTGCATGTCTGTTTCCCCCATAAAAATTATACATTCTAAATGCATCAATGCGCAAACAGTAGCTGTTGCCACTCCATGTTGTCCTGCACCTGTTTCTGCAACAATTTTTTTTTTATCAAGTTCTTTTGCTAGTATAATTTGACCTATAGCATTATTGATTTTATGAGATCCAGTATGATTTAGATCTTCTCTTTTTAAGTAAATTTTAGCATTATATTGATCAGAGTATGTTTTGCAAAAAAATAAGGGGGTAGGTCTTCCTACATAATTTTTGAGTAATTTTTTGTATAGTTTTTTATATTCATAACTTGTAATAATTTTTTTATATTTGCATTGTAGTTCTGCGATATTATAATGCAACATTTCAGGAACAAAAGAACCTCCAAATTCACCATAATATCCATTTTCATCAACAAAATATTTCATGATTCTCTTATTTTTTTCATGAAAGCATTTAACTTAGAATCATCTTTTCTTCCTGGATGAATTTCAAATTTGCTATTAATATCAATTCCCAACATTTTAGAGTGTGAAAAGCTCTTAATTTTATCAAAATCTTGTGGACCAATCCCTCCACTTAAAAAAAATGGAACTTTAAAAGTGTATTCATAAAGTTTTTTCCAACAAAATTTTTTACCACTTCCTCCATAATAAATTGTATTGCTATCAAATAAAAAATAAGTACAGAAAGGTATATAATCTATAATTTTTTTAAAAGAAAATAAATCATCTATTCTAAAGCCTTTAATTAATTTTAATCCTTGTTTGAATAATTTTTCACAATAAAAAGGATTTTCTGTCCCATGTAATTGAATAAAATCTAGTTTATTTTTTCTTTTTATTTTCAATATATTTTTTTCTGATTCATTGACAAAAACACCTACTTTTAATATATTTTTTTTAAGTTTTGGAATTATAAAATCGAACCCCACAAATCTAGGAGAATTAGGATAAAATATAAAACCTATAAAATCAGGAAATAAATTATAAATTTTTTGTATATCAAATTTCATTCCGCACACTTTGATTTTTAATAATTTAGATTTCATATTGAATGAATTTTATTCAATTTTTCTTAATAAAGAATCTATAAAGTACTTACAAGTTTTTCCAGGATCTTTTTTTTTCATAAAATATTCTCCAATTAAAAAACCTTTAAATCCCTGTTTTCTTAATTTTAAGATAATATTTATATCATTAATTCCACTTTCTGCTATTTTTATATAATTATTAGGAATTTTTGAAAATAAATTCAAACAATTATTATGATTCACAGTAAAAGTTTGTAAATTTCTATTGTTTACCCCCACAATATCTAAGTTTTCTGTTATTTTGTCTATTTCAAATTCATTATGAATTTCTATGATGACTTCTAAATCAATACTTTTTGCCATTTTAGAAAAATTCTTGATTTGGTTTTTAGAAAGAATACCGGCAATTAATAAAATTACATCTGCTCCCATAGATTTAGATTCTATGATTTGATATTCATCAATAATAAAATCTTTTCTCAATATAGGAATTGAAACGATAGACCGTGATTTTTCTAAATTCTCATTTAAACCAGAAAAAAAATGCTTATCTGTCAAAATAGACACTCCACTAACACCAGCTGATTCATAATCTTTTACTACTTTTTCTACTGAAACTGTATTATTAATAATCCCTTTAGATGGAGATTTACACTTGAATTCCGCAATAATACCAGTATGACTTTTTTTTATATTTTTTACTAATGATAAAGTTTTCCTTTCAAAAAGTGAACTATTTTCCAATTTTTTTATAGGATGTGCAATTTTATTACTGTATATTTCTTTTTGTTTGATGAATACAATTTTTTCAAGAATATTCATAAACTCAACAATTTTTTAAGAATACTCTTTGCTTGTCCACCTTTTAATGAACGTTTAGCTTTATCATAATTATTTTCAAGACTATCTTTATTTAATAAACTTAACGCAAATGTTGCGTTTGTTAAGACAACTTCATTCTGGGCTAGAGTCCCTTCTCCAGATAAAATACTGACAAATGTACGAATATTTTCTTTTGTATTTTTTCCTCCTTTTAATTCATAAGGACTTACTTTTATCTTTTTTTTTCCTATTTCTAACTCTCCTATAGAATAAAAACGTTCTCCTTTTGGAGTATAGCATTTAATATCGCTAGTAAGTGTAATTTCATCATAACCATCTAAACTGTGAATAATCGCATAATTATTTTTCGTATTCTGATACATATAATAATATATTCTTGCCATTTCCAAATTATTGACTCCTAATAACTGATTTTTGGGTTTTCCTGGATTTGATAATGGTCCAAGTGTATTAAAAATAGTTTTAACTCCTAATTCTTTTCTTAATATAGAGATATTCTGTAATATAGGATGAAATATAGGAGCGTGTAAGTAACAAATTCCTACTTTATCCAATTGGTTTTTCAAATTCTCTTCATTGTTAGTAAAATGATATCCTAATCCTTTTAATAGATTCGAAGATCCAGTAATAGAGGATGAACTAAAACTTCCATGCTTTATCACTTTTTCTCCTGTACCTGCTACTATAAAACATGCTAAAGTCGAGATATTAAAAGTATTTTTTCCATCACCACCGGTTCCTACTATATCAATAGCATTAAATTCTTTAAAATCGACTTTTATGGATAGTTCCATCATAGCCTGCTGAAACCCTAACATTTCTTCTAAAGTAGGAGATCTCATATTATATATAGTAGCTACAGCTATAGCTTGTGTTTGATTAATCTTTCCTTTTGATAATTCCACAAAAAGATTTTTAGCTTCCTGTTTCGTTAATGTTTTTTCTAAAAATAGATTTTCTAATATCGCTTTAATATTCATAATTTATTTATATTCAACCAATTATCTATAATTTTTTCTCCATATGGAGTTAAAATAGATTCTGGATGAAATTGTACCCCCCGTACATCATAAAATTTATGACGTAAAGCCATAATTTCTCCTTTTTCTCCAATAGCAGTAATCTGAAGTTCATCAGGAAAGTTATGTGTAGATATGATCCAAGAATGATAACGTCCAACTTGTATTTCTTTAGGTAATTTTTGAAATAAAATCTCTTGTGAATCTACAATTTTGATTAAACTGGATACCCCATGATAAACCTTTTTTGTATTTATAAGAGTAGCTCCAAATACTTCTCCTATTGCTTGTTGACCTAAACAAACTCCAAAAATACTTTTAGTAGGAGCAAAAGTCTTTATTAAAAGTTTTAAAATATGCGCTTCATCAGGAATTCCAGGTCCTGGAGAGATAATAATTTTATTATATTCTTCTATATCAGAAAGTTCAATTTCATTGTTTCTAAATACTTGTATAGGATTTTTTGTTAATTGTTTCACAACATGTACAAGATTATACGTAAAAGAATCATAATTATCCAAAATTAGTATTTTATTCATCTTCATATTCATATGTTTTTAGCCAACTCTATAGCTTTAAATAAGGCCATAAGCTTATTGTTTACTTCTTCCAATTCTTTTTCCTCTTCAGAATCAGAAACAATACCTGCACCAGCTTGAAAAAACAAAGTGTTATTCTTACTTACAAAAGAGCGAATAATTATGGCTGTATTAATACAAGAATTTTTTAATCCAAAAAAACCAATTGCCCCTCCATATACTCCTCTATGTTGATTTTCAATTTGATCAATCAATTCCATTGCTTTATATTTAGGAGCTCCAGAAAGTGTCCCTGCAGGAAAAGTATCGCCAAATACTTTTATAGTTGATATATCATTTTCTAATTTTCCAGATACTTTAGACACCATGTGTAATACATGAGAAAAAATTTGAATTTCTTTAAACCCTTCCACTTTTACATCAGAAGAATTTTTGCTAAGATCATTTCTTGCCAAATCGACTAACATGACATGTTCTGCGTTTTCTTTTGGGTTATTTATAAGATTTTCGGATAATTTTTGGTCTTTATTTTCGTTTCCTGATCTTCGTATTGTTCCTGCTATTGGGTTAATATAGGCAGTTTTATTATTAATAATGAGTTGGGCTTCTGGAGAAGAACCAAATAATTTATAACTTCCATAATCAAAATAAAAAAGATATGGAGAAGGATTTATAAACCGTAAAGCACGATATACATTAAATTCATCTCCTTTAAATTTTTGTTGAAACTGACGAGATAATACTATTTGAAAAACATCTCCACGTAAACAAGCTTTAATCCCTAGAGATACCATTTTTTTATACTCTACATCTGTTATATTTGAACGACGAGTTCCGACAGATTTAAACGGAAAAAATGAAATATTTTTATTTTTAACCAAATTTACCAATTGATCTACATAAGTTTTTTTTTCAATATCAGAAAATTGATGTTCAATTATATATATTTCATGATGAAAATGATGAAATACAATTAAGTTTTTATAAAAACAAAATCGTATTTCTGGAAGATTATATATTTCTTGAATTGGAGCATGAAATTTAATATTTTCAAAATATTGAATACTATCATAAGATATATACCCGTATAATCCTGAATAATATATATTTGTATTTTTGTTTTCAAACTTTTGAAAAAAATCTTCAATTAAAATTTGTATATCTAATTTATCGTTTATAAAAATATGTTTATGAACACAATTAGGATATGATATCCGTAACACATTTTTATCTAAAATAAGTTCAGAAATAGGATTAATACAAAGAATAGAAGAATTATTTTTGGAAATTTGATAATCCGAATACTCTAATAGTAATGTATTAGGAAAAATATCTCTTAGTCTTAAATATAATCCTATCGGGGTAGTACCATCAGCTAAAATTTTTTTCTGAATAGTTCTAAAATTAAATTTAAACATGACTTATGGTATTTTTACATGACAAAAAAAAGGCCGTCATAAAGACAAGCCTCTGAAATGAAATATTGATGATACAATATTAAGATTAATTGAAGAATACCATTTACTTTACTTTTAGTAATGACATTGACATCATGTCAAATATAAATAAATTTTTTCTATTTATGGATATTTATTGAAATTTTTAATTTTGATTATATGATAATATTCATTTTGACTTTTCTTTTTTTTGTATCTGATAATGAAAAAATCAACATTGATAAAAATAGAACAAAAAATATGGAATTTTATCATCCTACTGATCAGGATTATAAATTTTGGACGGAAGAAAAAAATATGAAAAAACCTTTTTTAGAAAAATCTTTTTCTATCGAAAAATATTATTCTCTCAATTTTCTTAAATATGATAATATTGGATTATTTTTCAACAACGAAAATATAATGAAAGAGAACCTTAATGAAGGTATGCCTAAAAAAATGCTTTTTTTTAAAGATCCTTTTTTTTATCGTGAAAAAATTAAGTATTTTGATGTTAAAACTCC is from Blattabacterium cuenoti and encodes:
- the trpF gene encoding phosphoribosylanthranilate isomerase, with translation MKSKLLKIKVCGMKFDIQKIYNLFPDFIGFIFYPNSPRFVGFDFIIPKLKKNILKVGVFVNESEKNILKIKRKNKLDFIQLHGTENPFYCEKLFKQGLKLIKGFRIDDLFSFKKIIDYIPFCTYFLFDSNTIYYGGSGKKFCWKKLYEYTFKVPFFLSGGIGPQDFDKIKSFSHSKMLGIDINSKFEIHPGRKDDSKLNAFMKKIRES
- a CDS encoding anthranilate synthase component I family protein — protein: MFKFNFRTIQKKILADGTTPIGLYLRLRDIFPNTLLLEYSDYQISKNNSSILCINPISELILDKNVLRISYPNCVHKHIFINDKLDIQILIEDFFQKFENKNTNIYYSGLYGYISYDSIQYFENIKFHAPIQEIYNLPEIRFCFYKNLIVFHHFHHEIYIIEHQFSDIEKKTYVDQLVNLVKNKNISFFPFKSVGTRRSNITDVEYKKMVSLGIKACLRGDVFQIVLSRQFQQKFKGDEFNVYRALRFINPSPYLFYFDYGSYKLFGSSPEAQLIINNKTAYINPIAGTIRRSGNENKDQKLSENLINNPKENAEHVMLVDLARNDLSKNSSDVKVEGFKEIQIFSHVLHMVSKVSGKLENDISTIKVFGDTFPAGTLSGAPKYKAMELIDQIENQHRGVYGGAIGFFGLKNSCINTAIIIRSFVSKNNTLFFQAGAGIVSDSEEEKELEEVNNKLMALFKAIELAKNI
- the trpA gene encoding tryptophan synthase subunit alpha, translated to MNPIHNLFRNKNKNVLCIYFTAGFPHLNSTGKIIQILQSTSVDLIEVGIPYSDPLADGIIIQKSHKTSLNNGMNISLLFDQIEELKETIKIPIILMGYYNQFYQFGEDKFLKRCKESGVSGLILPDLPVDVFLHKYQNIFEKYLLSMIFLITSKTSNSRIFMLSKISNGFLYIVSSSSTTGNVNPFGKKQISFFERIRKLSINTPKLIGFGIKNKETFDLSCKYANGGIIGSSFIQSLNKNKLEESIKTFIKSII
- the trpD gene encoding anthranilate phosphoribosyltransferase, coding for MKAILENLFLEKTLTKQEAKNLFVELSKGKINQTQAIAVATIYNMRSPTLEEMLGFQQAMMELSIKVDFKEFNAIDIVGTGGDGKNTFNISTLACFIVAGTGEKVIKHGSFSSSSITGSSNLLKGLGYHFTNNEENLKNQLDKVGICYLHAPIFHPILQNISILRKELGVKTIFNTLGPLSNPGKPKNQLLGVNNLEMARIYYYMYQNTKNNYAIIHSLDGYDEITLTSDIKCYTPKGERFYSIGELEIGKKKIKVSPYELKGGKNTKENIRTFVSILSGEGTLAQNEVVLTNATFALSLLNKDSLENNYDKAKRSLKGGQAKSILKKLLSL
- the serC gene encoding 3-phosphoserine/phosphohydroxythreonine transaminase, with product MKVHNFNAGPSILPKEVVIKSAQSVINFNDTGLSLLEISHRSSDFLEIIEKATFLVKRIMNLNDDYAILFIQGGATLQFSMVPYNLMNKKAAYLDTGFWAYNAIKEAEKFGKVRILFSGKNENYTYISKNYHIPYNMDYFHCTSNNTIVGTQMKIFPKTSIPVVCDMSSDIFSRQLDFCKFSLIYASAQKNVSPAGMTIVIVKKDILGKFKRNIPSYMDYRIHIQNNSILNTPNVFSIYTSMLTLEWIENQGGLSILEKKNQHKAKLLYDEIDKNNLFENKIHKENRSNMNVSFFLKNKNLEKEFNKMWKKENIIGLDGHRYLGGYRASIYNALPLESILFLIEIMKEFERKFS
- a CDS encoding YggS family pyridoxal phosphate-dependent enzyme — encoded protein: MIEDRFFSIKKSIPKNVKILAVSKNQDISSIKKLYKIGHRDFGENYIQEIEKKYKKLPKDIRWHMIGKIQSNKLKYIIPFIHLIHSIQNIKQINIINKIAFKHKKIINCLLQIKISDEKNKSGIPSQEASKILENNTLKYMKNIKIIGIMGMASFQELTKVYNEFSYLQKLYNKYKKKYGHSILSMGMSRDYNIAIKYGSTIVRLGTLIFGKRKKVI
- the trpC gene encoding indole-3-glycerol phosphate synthase TrpC, which produces MNILEKIVFIKQKEIYSNKIAHPIKKLENSSLFERKTLSLVKNIKKSHTGIIAEFKCKSPSKGIINNTVSVEKVVKDYESAGVSGVSILTDKHFFSGLNENLEKSRSIVSIPILRKDFIIDEYQIIESKSMGADVILLIAGILSKNQIKNFSKMAKSIDLEVIIEIHNEFEIDKITENLDIVGVNNRNLQTFTVNHNNCLNLFSKIPNNYIKIAESGINDINIILKLRKQGFKGFLIGEYFMKKKDPGKTCKYFIDSLLRKIE
- the trpB gene encoding tryptophan synthase subunit beta; its protein translation is MKYFVDENGYYGEFGGSFVPEMLHYNIAELQCKYKKIITSYEYKKLYKKLLKNYVGRPTPLFFCKTYSDQYNAKIYLKREDLNHTGSHKINNAIGQIILAKELDKKKIVAETGAGQHGVATATVCALMHLECIIFMGETDMQRQHSNVIRMKSLGAEVIPVLSGNKTLKDAVNEAIRYWINHPKSYYLIGSTVGPHPYPQMVADIQSIISEEIKIQLKKIEGLSFPNYVISCIGGGSNAAGSFYHFLDNDSVKLVAVEAAGLGITTKKTASAIHCGSKGILHGSMTFILQDKDGQVQPAYSISPGLDYPGIGPMFANLFVKKRVNFLHSTDEEALQAGYELTRLEGIIPALESAHALAALKKITFQKNDVVIVTLSGRGDKDVNVYDKFFVKFSNNEPNS
- a CDS encoding anthranilate synthase component II, encoding MNKILILDNYDSFTYNLVHVVKQLTKNPIQVFRNNEIELSDIEEYNKIIISPGPGIPDEAHILKLLIKTFAPTKSIFGVCLGQQAIGEVFGATLINTKKVYHGVSSLIKIVDSQEILFQKLPKEIQVGRYHSWIISTHNFPDELQITAIGEKGEIMALRHKFYDVRGVQFHPESILTPYGEKIIDNWLNINKL